A genomic region of Zalophus californianus isolate mZalCal1 chromosome 1, mZalCal1.pri.v2, whole genome shotgun sequence contains the following coding sequences:
- the TRIM42 gene encoding tripartite motif-containing protein 42 isoform X2 yields the protein METAMCVCSPCCTWQRCCPRLCSCLCCKFLFTSERNCTCFPCPYKDERNCQCCHCTCSENPNCHWCCCSWANDPNCKCCCTTSSNLQCYYYESRCCRNASITFHKGRLRSIRISSKTALRIGSSDTQVDEVKATPANSNLVDHLSCPMCSRLRLHSFMLPCNHSLCEKCLRQLQKHAEVTENFFILICPVCNRSHCMPYSHKMQLPENYLRGRLTKRYMQQHGYLKWRFDRSSGPIVCQVCRNRRIAYKRCITCRLNLCNDCLKTFHSDVAMQDHVFVDTSTEDQDEKICIHHPSSRIIEYCRHDNQLLCTFCKTAFHSGHDTISLIDACSERAAALFSAIAKFKAVRYEIDNDLMEFNILKNSFKADKEVKRKEIRNGFLKLRSILQEKEKSIMEQIENLEVSRQKEIEKYVYVTTVKVNEMDGLIAYSKEALKETGQVAFLQSAKILVDQIEDGIQSTYRPDPQLRLHSLHCMPLDFAELSSAIHELFPTGPKKVYWTCPTEDVDSFEMEFYELVTTPPNNVRTELCGQIRDIMQQSLELHNLTPNTEYLFKVRAINDNGPGQWSDICKVVTPDGRGKTRAKWGLLKNIQTALQKRF from the exons ATGGAAACTGCTATGTGTGTTTGCTCTCCATGTTGCACATGGCAGAGATGTTGTCCTCGGTTATGCTCCTGTCTGTGCTGCAAGTTCCTCTTCACCTCCGAGCGGAACTGCACCTGCTTCCCCTGCCCTTACAAGGACGAGCGCAACTGCCAGTGCTGCCACTGCACCTGCTCCGAGAACCCCAACTGCCACTGGTGCTGCTGCTCCTGGGCCAATGACCCCAACTGCAAGTGCTGTTGTACGACCAGCAGCAACCTCCAGTGTTACTACTACGAGAGCCGCTGTTGCCGCAATGCCTCCATCACGTTCCACAAGGGCCGCCTCAGGAGCATCCGCATCTC cTCGAAGACCGCGCTGCGCATCGGGAGCAGCGACACCCAGGTGGATGAGGTGAAGGCGACGCCCGCGAACAGCAACCTGGTGGACCATCTCTCGTGCCCCATGTGCAGCCGGCTGCGCCTGCACTCCTTCATGCTGCCCTGCAACCACAGCCTGTGCGAGAAGTGCCTGCGACAACTGCAAAAGCACGCCGAGGTCACCGAGAACTTCTTCATCCTCATCTGCCCCGTGTGCAACCGCTCGCACTGCATGCCCTACAGCCACAAGATGCAGCTGCCCGAGAATTACCTGCGCGGGCGCCTCACCAAGCGCTACATGCAGCAGCACGGCTACCTCAAGTGGCGCTTCGACCGCTCCTCCGGGCCCATCGTCTGCCAGGTCTGCCGCAACCGGCGCATCGCCTACAAGCGCTGCATCACCTGCCGTCTCAACCTGTGTAACGACTGCCTCAAGACCTTCCACTCGGACGTGGCCATGCAGGACCACGTCTTCGTGGACACCAGCACCGAGGACCAGGATGAGAAGATCTGCATCCACCACCCGTCCAGCCGCATCATTGAGTACTGCCGCCACGACAACCAGCTGCTCTGCACCTTCTGCAAGACGGCTTTCCACAGCGGCCACGACACCATCAGCCTCATCGACGCCTGCTCCGAAAGGGCCGCTGCACTCTTCAGTGCCATCGCCAAGTTCAAAGCAG TCCGCTATGAGATTGATAATGACCTAATGGagttcaacattttaaaaaacagctttaaagCTGACAAGGAGGTGAAGCGAAAAGAGATCCGAAATGGATTTCTCAAGCTGCGCAGCATTCTACAGGAGAAGGAGAAGTCCATCATGGAGCAAATAGAGAATCTGGAGGTGTCCAGGCAGAAGGAGATTGAAAAATACGTGTATGTCACAACCGTGAAAGTGAATGAAATGGATGGTCTGATTGCCTACTCCAAGGAAGCCCTGAAAGAGACAGGCCAGGTGGCATTTCTGCAGTCCGCCAAGATTTTGGTGGACCAGATTGAAGACGGCATCCAGAGCACCTATAGGCCTGACCCACAGCTCCGGCTACACTCCTTGCACTGCATGCCCTTGGACTTTGCTGAGCTTTCCAGTGCCATCCACGAGCTCTTCCCCACAGGACCCAAGAAG GTTTACTGGACATGCCCAACAGAAGACGTGGACTCTTTTGAGATGGAATTTTATGAACTCGTTACTACCCCTCCTAACAATGTACGGACAGAGCTTTGTGGGCAAATTCGGGACATAATGCAGCAGAGTTTGGAGCTGCACAACCTGACCCCCAACACTGAGTATCTGTTTAAAGTTAGAGCCATCAATGACAATGGTCCTGGGCAATGGAGTGACATCTGCAAG GTGGTAACGCCAGATGGGCGTGGGAAGACCCGAGCTAAGTGGGGCCTGCTGAAGAATATCCAGACTGCCCTCCAGAAGCGTTTCTGA
- the TRIM42 gene encoding tripartite motif-containing protein 42 isoform X1: METAMCVCSPCCTWQRCCPRLCSCLCCKFLFTSERNCTCFPCPYKDERNCQCCHCTCSENPNCHWCCCSWANDPNCKCCCTTSSNLQCYYYESRCCRNASITFHKGRLRSIRISSKTALRIGSSDTQVDEVKATPANSNLVDHLSCPMCSRLRLHSFMLPCNHSLCEKCLRQLQKHAEVTENFFILICPVCNRSHCMPYSHKMQLPENYLRGRLTKRYMQQHGYLKWRFDRSSGPIVCQVCRNRRIAYKRCITCRLNLCNDCLKTFHSDVAMQDHVFVDTSTEDQDEKICIHHPSSRIIEYCRHDNQLLCTFCKTAFHSGHDTISLIDACSERAAALFSAIAKFKAVRYEIDNDLMEFNILKNSFKADKEVKRKEIRNGFLKLRSILQEKEKSIMEQIENLEVSRQKEIEKYVYVTTVKVNEMDGLIAYSKEALKETGQVAFLQSAKILVDQIEDGIQSTYRPDPQLRLHSLHCMPLDFAELSSAIHELFPTGPKKVCSSGDSLPSPYPMHSEMMIARKVTFSTHSFGNQQIYQRSSSLLSFNATSGEKAKMGLEAYGRAQSATPAKPTDGLYTYWSAGADNQSLQNSSSFHNWYSFNDGTVKTPGPIVIYQTLVYPRAAKVYWTCPTEDVDSFEMEFYELVTTPPNNVRTELCGQIRDIMQQSLELHNLTPNTEYLFKVRAINDNGPGQWSDICKVVTPDGRGKTRAKWGLLKNIQTALQKRF, encoded by the exons ATGGAAACTGCTATGTGTGTTTGCTCTCCATGTTGCACATGGCAGAGATGTTGTCCTCGGTTATGCTCCTGTCTGTGCTGCAAGTTCCTCTTCACCTCCGAGCGGAACTGCACCTGCTTCCCCTGCCCTTACAAGGACGAGCGCAACTGCCAGTGCTGCCACTGCACCTGCTCCGAGAACCCCAACTGCCACTGGTGCTGCTGCTCCTGGGCCAATGACCCCAACTGCAAGTGCTGTTGTACGACCAGCAGCAACCTCCAGTGTTACTACTACGAGAGCCGCTGTTGCCGCAATGCCTCCATCACGTTCCACAAGGGCCGCCTCAGGAGCATCCGCATCTC cTCGAAGACCGCGCTGCGCATCGGGAGCAGCGACACCCAGGTGGATGAGGTGAAGGCGACGCCCGCGAACAGCAACCTGGTGGACCATCTCTCGTGCCCCATGTGCAGCCGGCTGCGCCTGCACTCCTTCATGCTGCCCTGCAACCACAGCCTGTGCGAGAAGTGCCTGCGACAACTGCAAAAGCACGCCGAGGTCACCGAGAACTTCTTCATCCTCATCTGCCCCGTGTGCAACCGCTCGCACTGCATGCCCTACAGCCACAAGATGCAGCTGCCCGAGAATTACCTGCGCGGGCGCCTCACCAAGCGCTACATGCAGCAGCACGGCTACCTCAAGTGGCGCTTCGACCGCTCCTCCGGGCCCATCGTCTGCCAGGTCTGCCGCAACCGGCGCATCGCCTACAAGCGCTGCATCACCTGCCGTCTCAACCTGTGTAACGACTGCCTCAAGACCTTCCACTCGGACGTGGCCATGCAGGACCACGTCTTCGTGGACACCAGCACCGAGGACCAGGATGAGAAGATCTGCATCCACCACCCGTCCAGCCGCATCATTGAGTACTGCCGCCACGACAACCAGCTGCTCTGCACCTTCTGCAAGACGGCTTTCCACAGCGGCCACGACACCATCAGCCTCATCGACGCCTGCTCCGAAAGGGCCGCTGCACTCTTCAGTGCCATCGCCAAGTTCAAAGCAG TCCGCTATGAGATTGATAATGACCTAATGGagttcaacattttaaaaaacagctttaaagCTGACAAGGAGGTGAAGCGAAAAGAGATCCGAAATGGATTTCTCAAGCTGCGCAGCATTCTACAGGAGAAGGAGAAGTCCATCATGGAGCAAATAGAGAATCTGGAGGTGTCCAGGCAGAAGGAGATTGAAAAATACGTGTATGTCACAACCGTGAAAGTGAATGAAATGGATGGTCTGATTGCCTACTCCAAGGAAGCCCTGAAAGAGACAGGCCAGGTGGCATTTCTGCAGTCCGCCAAGATTTTGGTGGACCAGATTGAAGACGGCATCCAGAGCACCTATAGGCCTGACCCACAGCTCCGGCTACACTCCTTGCACTGCATGCCCTTGGACTTTGCTGAGCTTTCCAGTGCCATCCACGAGCTCTTCCCCACAGGACCCAAGAAGGTATGCTCCTCAGGGgactccctgccctccccctatCCCATGCACTCAGAAATGATGATTGCCAGGAAGGTCACTTTTAGCACTCACAGCTTCGGCAACCAGCAGATATACCAGCGAAGCTCCTCCTTACTGTCCTTCAACGCCACCAGTGGTGAGAAGGCCAAAATGGGTCTGGAAGCCTATGGGCGAGCCCAGTCCGCCACACCTGCCAAACCCACAGATGGCCTCTATACTTACTGGAGTGCAGGGGCAGACAACCAGTCTCTGCAGAACAGCAGCAGCTTCCACAACTGGTACTCATTCAATGATGGTACTGTGAAGACCCCAGGCCCAATTGTTATCTACCAGACTCTGGTGTATCCTAGAGCTGCCAAG GTTTACTGGACATGCCCAACAGAAGACGTGGACTCTTTTGAGATGGAATTTTATGAACTCGTTACTACCCCTCCTAACAATGTACGGACAGAGCTTTGTGGGCAAATTCGGGACATAATGCAGCAGAGTTTGGAGCTGCACAACCTGACCCCCAACACTGAGTATCTGTTTAAAGTTAGAGCCATCAATGACAATGGTCCTGGGCAATGGAGTGACATCTGCAAG GTGGTAACGCCAGATGGGCGTGGGAAGACCCGAGCTAAGTGGGGCCTGCTGAAGAATATCCAGACTGCCCTCCAGAAGCGTTTCTGA